CTTCCGCCTGTTCTGATGCTACTGGGGAGCACACACAATAGCACATTTCCACAGATTGCTTCTGCCTCACGTTAACAAAGCCCTATCTGTTTCCGCCTGTTAGAAGTCCAAGAGCCTTGTGACTTCATCCCATCTATTCACTTGTTCACTTGCTCCTGGGCGGGTACCTGGAAGTGGACGGAAAAGCCACCGTCCCATCTGTCCCCGGCGTCAAACCCTATTTATTGCCCATTGCTTGGTTTTTTGCTCTGTCATCTCTTCCTCTCGCACAACAAACGGCCAACGGCTGAATACCTCCAACTGCAGGTATTTCCCAGTCACAGCCTCAAGTTTCCGCTACTGATCTGCCAAACCGCTTGGTGCCAACCTACCAATTCAAGAAACTACAAATTTGGAACAGCACCGCACAACAAAGGTACGTGCAAATATTCACCACTCTCCAGAGTTCCGACTCCAACAACTGTACGACCCGTTCGACTCTCTGACACCTTCCTCCCTAGATCCAGGCGGCCCTCCCTGCCCCTCTCACATATGCCCTCCTTTTCCCAACCATTACCCATGGCGCAGTCATCCAACTGATTCTAGTGGCTAATAGCTTTTAGGCAGACGATCATTGGAACTGCTCACCCACATTCAAGGGACTGGAGCCAACTAGCAACAACCGAGATCGACTTATTCACTGACTCAGTCGTAATCAGCCATCCAGTAGAAGTCAAGACCTGTAAGTGAATTGTCGACATTACCGTGTTTAATTGCATTTGGAGTGGCTTGCTAACATTGTTCGACAGCTCCAATCATGGCTTCTGCCAACGTCAGGAATGGGTTTCCCAAGGATGTGCAGGCCTACGGAAACTGGCCTGGCCAGTATCTTCTTCTCAGCTATGGCGACAGGGTCCGCATCATCGCCCACGCAATGACTTATGACCAGCTCATCAGCATGATCCGTCACGGATTTGGCATTGGCCGATACGACAATCTGACCCTACTTTTCAAGCATATGATGCCCCAGGGCAATACCATCGAGGCCGAGCTGGATGAGTCCGCCTACTATCTCATCAAGAACCAGTCCGAGATTCGCTGCGTCGATACGCTTCAGTACCTCAACACGAAGCGCCAGGCTCCCCAGGTACCTCTTGCGGTTTACACTCAGGCGAACGTTTATCCCAGGTACAGTTCTGGGTACGACAGATTGTTCGCACCTTTTTCGACTGCGCCCTCAAATCCATATGTGGTGCCTATGTTCGCCCCTTCAATGCAGCACCAGCATGTTCCCCAGATCACTGGAGTGATGGCCACCGGTGAAAAGAGCAATGCTtccggtggtgttgctggccAGCCTACGAGCACCGGAGCTGCCACAGCTGCCCAAGTTTCCCGGCAGGCCCCTGTCAACGAGCTCGAGAGAGATCCCAGGACTGGTCTTCCAAAGGGCTGGCTTATGTTGTCTGACGACGAGCTGCCCAGAGACCCAACTGTGAAGCTGGGTAACAACCTTTTCGGTAAGAAGGCCATCAACACTACCGCGACAGAGGGACCCAACCAGACCAAGAattccatcatccatcccaaTCTGTGGAGGCCCGTCATCACGTCCGAGAAGCAAACCGAGGCGCCCCAAGACAAAGGGAAGGGGATCATGAAGAAGGAATCAGCTGGGGAATCTtccaaagaaaagaaagccaCAGGGTGGCGCGAAGTCACTGCTGCTTACACTGCCATGAAGTCTGCTTTGACGTCACGCTCTACACCCGTGGATCGCCGTCTCGTTTACGATTATCTGGTCGCAAGCACCTATATGAATGGCGGCAAGGAGCCGCTCTGCGAGCCCGAGAGAAAGTTTGTCCTGAGCGTATTCGGCCGTTGCTATGCAGCGAAACCAATCAAGTACCTCGCGGATCTCCGCCACGACAGTGAGATCTTGGAGATCCTGCTCAGTCACACCCCTGGTTGCAACATGAGGTGCGCGGCAGATGTCAGGGACAAGTGCACCTGCGGCGGACCTCAGGGGCCCAAAGAGTGCTGTGAAGAGAGGCTCAAACCCTCCACGATCGGAAACATTTTGGAATGTGCAAAGAGTCGCCTCAGGGATGCTCTGGACCGCACTGGCATCGTCTCGCAGCGCGACATCAAGGGCGAGACGTTTTACTTTCACCATGAGAAATGTGTCCAGAGCATGTGCATCTGTGCCATCTTCGCAACTCTGGCGCAGCATGAACCTATTTGTCTGATGAGACGTCGCCTCGATGTCGAGATGGTCTGTGACTGTGACCGCAACACCAAGTGCAGTCAAGTTCCGAAATCTCAAGACACAAAGTTGATCCAGACCACActtgggtgggttggtgatcttggggaggttgatggtgagacCTGTGCCCAGGAAATTTTCCGTCGGAAACATATTGACAGCCTCGTGCGCAACTTTCACGAGCTCACTTGTAGTCCGCTCAAGGATGAGAATTGCGGTGACTGCTCGGTGTTCCGGATCCTGCTGGGGCATCACTGGGATTGTCCCATGAGGCTAAAAGTGGACCTCGGCGATGAGTGCCAATGCGACCGGCTTCGGCGGGAGGACGATGAATATCTGGAaggcgatgatgaggtgggCAGTATCAGGTGGGTTACCGATGGTCTGCACGACGCAGCGAAACTGTACCGcggcaacaacctcaccaggGAGGAATGGAAGGAGGCCATAACGGACTTTCACAATGAGTGGTGCCACGGatggtgctgctgcatgCGTCTGAGGGATATTACCGAGCATGATCCTGACTGCGGGGGAGTTCAGGATACATTCGAGGATTGGAAACTTTGCAGCTGCAAGAAGAGTCTTAACCCTCGCGGCACTTCTGACGTTGCAGAAGAGGCCATCCATGTCGAGGCTTCTACCAAAGTCAAGGAgtctggtgttgatgacgaGAGCGACAATGGCAAGGAGTggacacccaccaccagTGTGGttgacgaagatgatgacgatcTGCCCGATCTCATCCCTCACCTTGGTTCTGATACCGGAGGCTGGAAGTTTCCAGGTTGGCGTGAACCCCTGTTGGAGGAACGTACGCGCAGTTTTGAGGCGCCAGAGCACCTCAGCAAGCAGATGACATCGAATCAAAATTGGCTTCGCAATATGACAGACAAGAAGCcgacggaggggagggatatcAATCTCGAGGAGCTGACCGCTACGAACAGGCAAGGACTGAGCATGGACGAGATGACGGAATTGATTGCTAAACAAGTCGACAGATTGAATCAAGCCAGTTACAGGTACTGGGAATCTAAGAAGGCGAAGCTCGAGGATGATTCGGTGAAGGAGAGTTTGCAGACCTCTGAGGGGGAGCACGGGAGCAACGACAATGAGTCGAACGCAACCGCGTCTTCCCGGGTTTCCCTCAAAATGCCTGAGGCGAACTCGGGTGCTTCCAGCTCCAGGGCTAGCCACAGGGCCACTGTGGAGGACTTCCCTGAGATGCCCTCGGAAATCGCTACCGGGGGTGGCTTTGAtttggcgaagaagactCACTCAGCCTTTGGCCAGCCAGACCTGTGAGGAAGAGCAAAGGGTTGGCGACATCAAGTCGAACGTGAGCACGTCTTCCTGGCTGTCCGTCCGGATGCCTAAGAAGAGCTCTCGTGCTTCTAGCTCCGAGGCTAGCTACAAGGTCACTGTGGAGGACGGTGTCGCTACCGGGGGTGACTTTGGCTTTGGGTCGTTGCTGGCCTTCTTTCCAGGAGTAGTCGATCTGCCTGGCACCCTCTGCCGAATCCAATCGATCATGACAGGGATCTTGcaatttcttttcttttctgggcTGGGTTCGTCGGGCGATAGGTGCATTGGTTGGGCGTTGGTTGGCTTTTTGATACCCGAGACTGGTAGTCTCCATGGACTTTGGGACGGGGTATTATGCAGGTACTGGATCCTGAGAGCCAAGGATTCATTATGGGAGAATAAGAaaaggtgggaggggggaatgGAAAAAGGAAACAATCACTAAAAAAAGGAGGTATGTTTGGTAGTGTAGTCTAGGTTCATCTGCTTGTTTGGCAACCATAAACGCTGGGTTTCTGTATATCCTCATGCTTTGTTTTGCTACGTGAGGGatctgttttgttttggccCAAAGAGCGCACGTGAATGTGAAAATAACTTGTTTTGGTTTCCTGATATTTACAACGCTAGGAGACTACCGACATGCCCCATTATTGAAGATGCTCAAAGCCTagcaccgccctcctcccccttgacctccaccatcaactTGCCGGTATTCTTGCCCGTAAACAACCAGTCAAAGGCCTCCTCGGCACTCCTCACACCACCCTTGACAAccgtctccttcctcctgAGCTTCCCCTCAGCCAACCACTGCGCCAGCTGCTTCCTCGCAGCATCATACTCGGTGATGTAATCAAAAACAATAAACCCCTGCATCCTGATCCTCTGGGTAATCACATTGAAGAAGCTCGCCCCCggccccttcttctcggccgagTTGTATTGCGAAATCCCGCCGCACATGACAAACCTGCTAAACTGCGCAGCCCTCGCCATGACCATGTCAAGGATCTCCCCCCCGACATTATCAAAGTACACATCCACAAATTTCGGTGTCGCCTCCTTGAATTTCTGCTTATAATCCGGGGACTTGTAGTCAATCgcctcatccaaccccagctcTTCCTTGAGCCAACGGCACTTTTGCTCCCCCCCGGCAATGCCAATCACCCTCGCGCCGGCGATCTTTGCAATTTGCGCGGCTACTGAACCGGTCGCGccagcggcggcggagacGACGACCGTGTCGCCTGGCTTCGGGAGGCCGATTTTCGTCATGCCGAAGTAGGCTGTTAAACCGGTGGACCCAAGCACGCCGAGGAGGTCGGTGAGTTTGCCGCCCTGGGGGAGGTCGTACGCTTTTTCGACTTGGGAGTCGGGCATGATGGCGTATTCTTGGATTCCCGAGGCGGAGGTGACGATTGTTCCCGGGGAGAACttgggggatttggaggcGAGGACGCGGGAGACGGTGAGGGCGCGCATGACTTCGTTTAGTTGGACCGGGGGGATGTAGGAGCGGCGGTCGTCTAGCCAGCCGCGCATGGCTGGGTCGAAGGAGActgagggtggggggggggggttagtaTGCGCAAACTTGGATGCTATGagtgaaggggagggggggcttACTGTAGAGAGTCTCGAGGAGGACTTGGCCATCTTTGAGGTCGGCCTCGGTgggagcgggggaggatttgagggagaaggtttTGCCTTTCTCGATTGGGCCGGAGGGGCGTtgggagaggacgagggaggtgttggttgtcatgatggttgttgttgtggtgattGATGGGTGAGGAAGTGTATAAATGGAGCCTGtatgggaggttgagataCACACACAAATGAATGAAGAATATGAGATCGAGAGATTACAATGAAGTGAGGAGTGAGGTCAAGGGAGGATTTATATACCTAtacctcctcatcaacatgcAGGGTCCAACATCCTACTTCTAAGCGATGTCATgaatcctcccctcccctcctttctcgcccccctctctccaGCACAAAGTGGAGCGTCGATGGTTATCCGCTCCGTTCCCACGCCTGCATCGAGGGAACCATGGAATTCTCTGCATTCGAATCATTTCTCTCTATTGCAGCAATTCTGCATGTCGACTGCCAAACATTCTCCGCAGTTTACCTTACCAATCCTGCCCCCCGCCGCAACGAGCCCCTCCATCGTCATAGAAACCGGGGGGCTGCCGGCTTGGCTTTCCCAACTACCGaggcttgttttctttgagGGTGACAATCGACAATGCCtaggttggttggtgatgtaaGCTTCCGAATGATCCTAAATTGCCAAATTATGTAAGTGACCGCCGCGGCGGTACCGTTCGGAACACCGTTCATGCAGCTGGCGGCTCTTCTTGTTCGGAGAGTTGTGGGTTATGAGAGTAGTTGAGTGGATGCGAATCCCGAATCCCGTGTTACACCACTGCCTTATAAACCACCAACAGCGTCAATTACAACCTGACCAATTATGCCGTTGGCCATCAAATCGGTCCGTACCATATTTGGGAGAAGCCTTCCGAGAGTTTAAAGCATATAGGTAGATTATGGGTGAGCTGAATGCCGTCAtgaccatccatcatccatgaGCCTCCGAATCATCCACAACGCCACCCCCTAAACCTTTTGTTTACGTTGCTTCTCATGTTGTACAAAATACTTCTTCTCTATtcccaaaaaagaaaaaaaaaagacccaTTCTTTGAACCCATCCGCTTTCCCAAATGCagaaaaaaatgaaaaagatGTGTTTCCGCCTATGTACACTTAAATGTGCTTTTCCCGTTGCGCGTGGTTGATGTTAGTAGTACAATAGAAATGCCCAGCCCGAGTTCCACCCCCGGAGCCAAGCTTTTTAGACTTGGAGATCTAGATCTTGAAGCTGTGTTCTACACATCTATTTCTTCCGCTTCAGAGTCTTGACAGCCATCTCGATGAGGCCATCCTTGGCCTCGCTGTCTGGGAACGGCGCGATGGCATCAATGGCCTTCTGTGCGTAGTCCTCGGCCAACGCCCGTGTCTGCTCGATACCATCACTCTGCGCAACCAGGTCGCGTGCCTAGAAAATGGTCAGCCGGTCGATTCCTCTCAcggaagacgatgaggaaaTAAAACCCACCCTCacaacatcaccctccttctcaaacttCCTCCCAACCAGCGCGCCGAGCTCTGGCATCGTCTTCCACGCAAACAGCAGAGGCGCCGTCGCAAGTCCCAGCTCCAAATCCGCCCCCGCCGGCTTGCCGAGTTCTTGCTCGCTCCTGGTGTAGTCGAGCATATCATCCACCAGCTGGAACGCCAAACCCAGGTTCTTCCCATAGGCATACGCCGCATCCACCGTCGCCGCATCACTTCCACCAAGCAGCGCCGCCGCGCGACAGCTCTTGCTGATCAGCGACGCAGTCTTGAGATACGTCTTCTGGAGGTAATACGTCAGAGTCTCCTCAGACCATTGCGGGTTGCGCTCGTCGCGCGCAGTGTTCTTCAGCTGCATGAACTCGCCCTCCACCAAGTTGGCAATGACCGTAGCCAACAGCTCGATAACCTCGGCATGACGCAACCTCGCAAGAGCCACAGACGCTCTCCCGAGAAGGAAATCGCCTGCCAGGACAGCCATCTTGTTGCCAAACTCGAGGTTGGCAGATGGTGAGCCTCTTCGGGATTCAGAGTGATCAATCACATCGTCGTGAAGCAGCGAAGCAGTGTGAATCAGCTCGGTGATCTCGGCGAGTCTCCTTTGCGAAGGGAGAATGTCGGGGTGGTCGTTCGTCTCGGCTTCGGGGGCAACGGCTGTCGCGGAAGGGTTGAAGTCGGAGAGGACGGAAAGCGGGGAGATGGAGCTGTCGATGCCCATCGAGGCCTGGAGGGTGGCCTGCTGCCTCTGGGGGGCTTTGgggcagagggaggtggcgcGCGACATGAGCAGGACTATTAGTGGCCGGACATGCTTGCCTTCGGCTTGTGTGTAGTACTTTGCTGCTCTGTCCAGGGAGGGGTGGCCGGACCCGAGGAGTTTCCTGATGTTGCCTGTGAGAAACTTCATCTCCTTGGCGACGATCCGTAGGGGGTCAACGGAGGGCATGTCCCCTCTGGTGGCGCGGGTGATCGCATTGTTGACGATGTTGCCGGCGACAGAGACGGCGGCAGCCCAGGCGGAGGAGTCTCGTCTTCCGGTGTGGAAAGGAGCTCTGGACTGAGCTATCCTACTATCGAGGGGAGCTGTGAATCTGAGGCAGGTGGAAcatgttgtcgtcgtcgccctcgAAAATGTTGACATGCGAAGCCGGCTGACCCCGCGCACCATTGTAGGCCCCTGCATTTCTCTCTGGAGGTGGGATGTTTCCCACACACACTCGTTCCCGGTCGAATCCTCCTCTGTGATATCCAATTGACCTCTGTAGGTTTACTGTGTGGTCATCTGCCGTATCCGGGAGGAATTCGACGCCGAGGTATCCTCCGAAAGCCGTGATCTCCGGCCTTGTCGTACGAAAGATCTCTACGCACACAAGTTGCTTTAGGCCGGTGATGTGGGTCCCGAAAACTTCCTTTCCGATAATTTTTTGGCATCAGGTTCTGAAAAAGGTGGCGTTCTCGGCttgtggttgtggctggTGGCCTCTGAGGACCCACCGGGTGCCTGCATCCTTGCAAGCTTTGTGAGGCTTGGCGATCCGTCATTCTGGGCCGCATCAGCTTGAGCTCCAACAAGCTCTCGGCGGCGTCGCAAACAAAACATTGTCTTCTTACatatcatcaacacccaaccaTGGTGCTCCTCACAATGACGCCCTCCATCGTGGAGGCTCTGCAAATCTGGGACAATCTAGGCTACCCATCAAAAGACAAGCTCCAGGCAGGCAAAGACGACCCCGCGCTCGACGATGCCGCTGTCGGCAAGCCCATTCTACACTCACAGATCATCGAGCTCTGGTTAATACTCAGGGATGCCGGGCATGAGGAACATACTTTGGAAAACATGCTGAAAGGCGCCTGGGTCTAcgtcccaccaccgccaccaaagcCAGAACCAGTATGTACCCCGTCTTGTATCAGACGCCGGTTGGTGCTGACGAAGTAATAGTCAAACGAATACAAAGCCTTGATGGCCCGTCTCCGGCGCGAAGAAGAACAACGAGCATACGAGCGAATGACCAACCCACTTCCCCCAACCGAGACCTTTGCTCAACGATTTCCTGCTGCGAATATGGCGAGGAgctttgctgctgtcaaTCGAGTAACGGTCGATAAAGAcctcgacgatgacgacgttACATATAACGACGTGCACAGACAGCTGATTCTGATACTGAACTTTATGGTCAGTATCCTGGGTGTGGCAGGCACTCTGTGGGTGTTGGCCAGATGGTGGAGCACACCAGCGCGACTGTTTCTGACTCTGGGGGGAAGTCTGTTGGTGGGGATTGCTGAAATTGCTGTATACTCGGGATACATATGGCATTTGGGTGAGGCGAAGAAGCAGGATAAGAAGTTTAAGGAGGTGAAGCAGATTGTACAGACGTGGgctgttggaggggatgaaaaggaggaggccacTCTTATTGGGGACAAGAGCTCGTCAGATGAGAATACGGATCTCCGGAGGCGCAAGAAGGATGCTCAAATATGAATGGTTTGTAGCCCCTTATGTTTACCAAACCCCTTTCGAATTATGAGCTTTTGACCTTGAATTCCATGTTGGGCGCAATGGCAATTGTGACTTTTGAATGGGGGAAACATTTACAGTGGGTAGGGGTGCTAATTGAGTGGGGCTGCCCGCGTCATAGCGCGCTGCGGGGCCCAACGCGCTGAGCAGACGCGTTCTGCGCAACGCGATCTTCGATCTTGACCCATGTCGCTACCGAGTACAACTTTTCTGCAAGTTGGGATCTTGGTGCATCTTCTTGGCAGCATTTTTATCTGATTATATCGCCGCATCTCTATCGTCCGAATAAAGCTCGCGCGCCGTTACAGCTCGTTTTAGACTCAGTGGGCGCAACAATGTCACTTGATCCATCACCAGAAGCCGTCTTCGATTCTTCGATATCGACCGCGACGACTGGCCTACCACGCCAGCGCAAGAGACCTCTGCGAACCTACGGTCGTCAGTCCACCTCTGCGAGAGACAACGACCAGAAAGAACGCCCTTTCAAGAGGCAAAAGGTCgcgccgccggtggtggacCGAGAGAATCAAGAAAACAGGGTGCCGAAGTCGACGGAAGAACCACCAGTACCATCACTGCCGGAACCCTCAAAACAGGCGCCGACGATACCGGAAAAGAAGGGCGGGTCGATATTATCGTACTTCAAACCGCTCTCCCTCCCTGCCCAGTCTACCTCCGACGCACCAACCATAACTCCAGCCACCCCGACGACCCTCTCCGACGCACCAGACCTCGACAAAGActccacagcaacaacacccccctcctccccaccaccaggcgCGCTGTTCAAAAGGtcaagggagaggaggagattgcaAAGCAAAGTCACGATATGCACCCTCCCAGGTGTCGCCTTTAGTCGAGAGCCGTCCCCGGAACCCATCATCGCGTCAGACGGGGAGGAGATCTACGACCAGATTGTTGTCAGGGGCGACTGGGGGGATGAGAACGACACAGCCAGTGAGGTATCGGAGGATACAAGGTCGATTACTACggagacgagggagaggaagcggACGCTGttgaagcagaagcagatggTGCAGACTGTTTTGAATCTGTCCATCAACAAGGACCCGGGGATTCATATATGTAAGGACTGTGGGGTGTTGTATAACCCGCTGAATGAGCAGGATAGAAAGGAGCATAAGAGGCAGCATGCGGCGCATGTGAGGAATTTGAGGGAGAAGTTGGCGTTGTGAGTTTTGTGCATTATTGGGCAGCACATCATGGCAGGGTAATCTTTGTGTGGTGTTAGCTCTGGATTAATGATTGGTTTCCAtcgtttttttttatcaTGGGATGGCGTTGGTGTGTGTTTGAAGATGTTTGGGTGGGACAGGTTATGATAAGTAGGAAATACCCCTGAATTGATTACAAAGAACAATGCAAGGTTTTATCAACAGAGAGTGGCCGGAATAGGGGGTCTTTTTCCGCGATTGATCGATTTGCTAATAATTCAGGGAGATCGACCTCGAGTCAAGATGAAAATTGCCGGCTTTGTGACGGGGTGATTGGATTGACTGAAGTGATGAGATGGTGACATCATGACCACCACGGATCCGCTGTGCAACGGTATGGATGAACAATTGATTGAAAACACTTGACCACGGATTCTTCAAGGATATAAAGGGTTGGTTTTTCTTCAGTTCTGTGGTCTTTTCTGTGGTCTTTTCGACTTTGATCAATTGACAGGTGCCGGAACGAGTaacaccaacaccgcaaTCATGGTCCATCAACACGGCGACCACCACGACATCCCGACCCATTCGCTCATGAAGCGGTttgtccctccccccccccgacCCCCATGTCTAACAAACACAACACAGCATCGGCGGCTGGCTCCCAACCGACCACCGCATCCACCAGGAATGGCTCAGCCGCACCATCGACCGCGCCCACAAACGATCCGGCCCCCCGGAGCAGACCAAGCTCATCCCCGTGCTGCAGGAGTTCAAGGAGCTGATTGAGGGCAATGCGAGAATATACATGTACTTCAACCAGATGTGGGACGAGGTCCCGCGTCGTCCTCCGTACAACAAGGACCCGACTGGCAAGAGCCAGATCAGAGACTACAAGCACATGCTTGCTGTGCTGAACGAAGTTTTTGGGAGAGCGCCAGAATGGAcggatgctgctgctcatgCTGGCATGGTGGGGGTTCCGATGGCTGCTATTTTCGACTATGCGATGGGGACGCCGAGCGGGCATGCGGCGTTTTTGGATCCGGATGTGAACAAGATGTTGAAAAAGGTTTTGAATGAGTGGGGGAGGTACCTCAAGGTTTGTTTATCTTTACTGGGCACCTGATCCCTGACCGACTGACTTACTGACATGATGGTGGCAGACGCCGGAATCCGCcgaggttttgggggatCACTCGGCTGGCTGGTTCGGCGAGACGGGCTACAAAGACCTTATGGAGGTGGCCAACACGCCGACTAAGACGTCGTTCAAGTTTGAGGAGATGTATCATTGTGATCCGTCAAAGAAGCACTACGGTTTCACATCCTGGGATGACTTCTTTACCCGCAAGATCACGGACAAGTCCCGCCCTGTTGCTAGCCCGGATGATGACAAGGTTGTTGTCAACAGCTGCGAGTCTCGGCCTTACTGCGTGGCGAACAACGTCAAGTTGCGGGACAGATTCTGGGTCAAGGGACAGCCTTACTCTGTAACTGACATGCTCGCGCACGACCCCCTGGCGGAGAAGTTTGCCGGGGGGACGATTTATCAGGCGTTTTTGTCGGCTCTGTCGTACCACCGCTGGCATGCCCCCGTGTCGGGCACCATCAAGAGGGCGtttgttgaggatgggaCGTATTTCTCGGAGCCGCTCATGTTTGACCAgagcgggggggaggacaagGTTGATATTGACACTAAGGGGATCCAAGGGGCCTTGGGATACCTCACTGCGTTGGCGACGAGGGCGGTGATTTTTATTGAGGCGGATAACCCCAAGATTGGGCTCATGGCCTTTATcggggtggggatggatgaggtGAGCACGTGTGAGATTacggtgaaggaggggcagaaggtgaagaagggggaggagttgggcaTGTTTCATTTTGGGGGGAGTACGTATTGTTTGATGTTTAGGAAGGagacgaggttgaaggggtggCCGGATATTGGGAAGTATGCGGAGGCGAATGAGAATTATCCGGTTAGGGGGGCGTTGGCGGTTGTCGAGtgagtggtgatgttggaggcTAATGATGGTGTTTGTATTGTTGAGTAGTAATTTGAGACTGGTGTTATGTTGATGTCGGATGAGCTCAGGGGTTATTGTTCCGTTGTGTAAGTgtcaaaacaaaacaaaacaccatgAAAACTACAAAAAGCTCACCAGCGTTGCTGGCTACGAAAGCCCTCTATTTGGAGTTTCACCATTCCAAATTGCTCTCCCCTATTATTACCTGGGGGAGGCAGTTCATCCAGGTATTTTTCATATTTAGAGCCGAAGTCAATGGCTATGCTCATAGATGTTCTCGACTAGGAATCAAACCTGCCACCATTCGTG
The sequence above is a segment of the Podospora pseudoanserina strain CBS 124.78 chromosome 5, whole genome shotgun sequence genome. Coding sequences within it:
- a CDS encoding hypothetical protein (EggNog:ENOG503P39Z; COG:S), which gives rise to MVLLTMTPSIVEALQIWDNLGYPSKDKLQAGKDDPALDDAAVGKPILHSQIIELWLILRDAGHEEHTLENMLKGAWVYVPPPPPKPEPSNEYKALMARLRREEEQRAYERMTNPLPPTETFAQRFPAANMARSFAAVNRVTVDKDLDDDDVTYNDVHRQLILILNFMVSILGVAGTLWVLARWWSTPARLFLTLGGSLLVGIAEIAVYSGYIWHLGEAKKQDKKFKEVKQIVQTWAVGGDEKEEATLIGDKSSSDENTDLRRRKKDAQI
- a CDS encoding hypothetical protein (COG:I; EggNog:ENOG503NYAE), with translation MVHQHGDHHDIPTHSLMKRIGGWLPTDHRIHQEWLSRTIDRAHKRSGPPEQTKLIPVLQEFKELIEGNARIYMYFNQMWDEVPRRPPYNKDPTGKSQIRDYKHMLAVLNEVFGRAPEWTDAAAHAGMVGVPMAAIFDYAMGTPSGHAAFLDPDVNKMLKKVLNEWGRYLKTPESAEVLGDHSAGWFGETGYKDLMEVANTPTKTSFKFEEMYHCDPSKKHYGFTSWDDFFTRKITDKSRPVASPDDDKVVVNSCESRPYCVANNVKLRDRFWVKGQPYSVTDMLAHDPLAEKFAGGTIYQAFLSALSYHRWHAPVSGTIKRAFVEDGTYFSEPLMFDQSGGEDKVDIDTKGIQGALGYLTALATRAVIFIEADNPKIGLMAFIGVGMDEVSTCEITVKEGQKVKKGEELGMFHFGGSTYCLMFRKETRLKGWPDIGKYAEANENYPVRGALAVVE
- a CDS encoding hypothetical protein (EggNog:ENOG503NUYM; COG:S), which produces MTTNTSLVLSQRPSGPIEKGKTFSLKSSPAPTEADLKDGQVLLETLYISFDPAMRGWLDDRRSYIPPVQLNEVMRALTVSRVLASKSPKFSPGTIVTSASGIQEYAIMPDSQVEKAYDLPQGGKLTDLLGVLGSTGLTAYFGMTKIGLPKPGDTVVVSAAAGATGSVAAQIAKIAGARVIGIAGGEQKCRWLKEELGLDEAIDYKSPDYKQKFKEATPKFVDVYFDNVGGEILDMVMARAAQFSRFVMCGGISQYNSAEKKGPGASFFNVITQRIRMQGFIVFDYITEYDAARKQLAQWLAEGKLRRKETVVKGGVRSAEEAFDWLFTGKNTGKLMVEVKGEEGGARL
- the COQ1 gene encoding coq1 putative hexaprenyl diphosphate synthase (BUSCO:EOG092634B5; COG:H; EggNog:ENOG503NV2J); translated protein: MQGPTMVRGVSRLRMSTFSRATTTTCSTCLRFTAPLDSRIAQSRAPFHTGRRDSSAWAAAVSVAGNIVNNAITRATRGDMPSVDPLRIVAKEMKFLTGNIRKLLGSGHPSLDRAAKYYTQAEGKHVRPLIVLLMSRATSLCPKAPQRQQATLQASMGIDSSISPLSVLSDFNPSATAVAPEAETNDHPDILPSQRRLAEITELIHTASLLHDDVIDHSESRRGSPSANLEFGNKMAVLAGDFLLGRASVALARLRHAEVIELLATVIANLVEGEFMQLKNTARDERNPQWSEETLTYYLQKTYLKTASLISKSCRAAALLGGSDAATVDAAYAYGKNLGLAFQLVDDMLDYTRSEQELGKPAGADLELGLATAPLLFAWKTMPELGALVGRKFEKEGDVVRARDLVAQSDGIEQTRALAEDYAQKAIDAIAPFPDSEAKDGLIEMAVKTLKRKK